In Paenibacillus phoenicis, one genomic interval encodes:
- a CDS encoding aspartate ammonia-lyase — protein sequence MRQEFPNEPDSDQKYRMETDALGPKAIPAEVYYGIHTARAMENFPVSGRPAHPRLIEAIAVVKKAAARVNGKLGLIPAEVAEAIEWACDKIAEGALVDQFVVDALQGGAGTSTHMNVNEVIANLAIKRLGGTKGDYQLVHPLDHVNRCQSTNDVYPTALRIAAIRLLRPLSDAYASLQEALQEKEREFADVLKLGRTQLMDALPMMAGQGFGAYAKAVARDRWRLYKAEERLREIHLGGTAIGTGLDAPRAYIFQVTDTLQELTGLGLARSEFPMDGTQNMDVFVEVSGLLKAAAVTLFKIAGDLRLLASGPAGGIGEYTLPAVQAGSSIMPGKVNPVMAEMAGQAAMRVIANDAATTWAAAGGQLELNAYGPLIADSLLESLEILGRAVPLFEQRCIRGIAVNEGVCREHLRRSTVLAAALVPHLGYEAAAEIAGIARREGLSVEQVAVSGGWLTAERAAAILNPLQVTKPGIPGE from the coding sequence ATGCGTCAAGAATTTCCGAATGAACCCGATTCCGATCAAAAATATCGCATGGAGACCGACGCGCTAGGCCCCAAAGCGATCCCGGCAGAAGTCTATTACGGCATTCATACGGCGCGGGCGATGGAGAATTTTCCGGTCAGCGGGCGTCCAGCCCATCCCCGGCTGATCGAAGCGATCGCCGTGGTCAAGAAAGCGGCGGCGCGGGTCAATGGCAAGCTGGGCCTAATCCCGGCTGAGGTCGCGGAAGCGATTGAATGGGCGTGCGACAAGATTGCCGAGGGCGCCTTGGTCGATCAATTCGTGGTTGATGCCCTGCAGGGCGGCGCGGGCACGTCCACGCATATGAACGTCAACGAGGTGATCGCCAATTTAGCGATTAAACGGCTGGGAGGGACAAAAGGCGACTACCAGCTTGTCCATCCGTTGGACCACGTCAACCGATGTCAATCGACCAACGACGTGTACCCCACCGCGCTTCGAATCGCGGCGATCCGGCTGCTGCGCCCGCTCAGCGACGCTTATGCCTCCCTGCAGGAGGCGCTGCAGGAGAAGGAGCGGGAATTCGCGGATGTGCTGAAGCTCGGACGCACGCAGCTGATGGACGCCCTGCCGATGATGGCCGGCCAGGGCTTTGGTGCTTACGCCAAGGCGGTCGCCCGCGACCGGTGGCGGCTGTACAAAGCCGAGGAGCGGCTGCGCGAGATTCATCTCGGCGGTACGGCGATCGGCACCGGGTTGGACGCGCCCCGGGCTTACATCTTCCAGGTCACCGACACGCTGCAGGAGTTGACCGGGCTGGGCTTAGCGCGCAGCGAATTTCCGATGGACGGGACGCAGAACATGGACGTCTTCGTCGAGGTGTCCGGGCTGCTGAAAGCGGCAGCCGTGACGTTGTTCAAGATCGCCGGCGACCTGCGGCTGCTGGCGTCCGGCCCCGCCGGGGGCATCGGCGAATACACGCTGCCCGCCGTCCAGGCCGGCTCGTCGATCATGCCGGGGAAGGTGAACCCCGTCATGGCGGAAATGGCCGGCCAAGCGGCCATGCGGGTGATCGCGAACGATGCCGCGACCACTTGGGCCGCCGCCGGCGGCCAGCTCGAACTGAACGCGTACGGCCCGCTGATCGCCGATTCCCTGCTGGAATCGCTGGAGATTCTGGGGCGGGCCGTTCCGCTGTTCGAGCAGCGCTGCATTCGCGGCATCGCCGTCAACGAGGGCGTATGCCGCGAGCATCTGCGGCGTTCCACCGTGCTGGCCGCCGCGCTGGTCCCGCATCTCGGCTACGAGGCGGCCGCCGAGATTGCCGGGATCGCCCGGCGCGAGGGGCTGTCGGTGGAGCAGGTCGCTGTGAGCGGCGGCTGGCTGACCGCCGAACGCGCTGCCGCCATCCTGAATCCGCTGCAGGTCACGAAGCCGGGCATCCCCGGCGAATAG
- the yabP gene encoding sporulation protein YabP, which produces MVEPNKAKHQELHLLNRKLLDITGVLNVESFDSEEFLLQTELGAMTIRGHNLHIKNLNLEQGLVSIEGTVNSLSYLDPGSNSSSKGLLGKLFR; this is translated from the coding sequence ATGGTCGAACCAAATAAAGCCAAGCATCAGGAGCTGCATTTGCTAAATCGCAAGCTGTTGGACATTACGGGGGTCCTCAATGTGGAAAGCTTCGACAGCGAGGAGTTTTTGCTTCAAACCGAACTTGGTGCGATGACGATCCGAGGGCATAATTTACATATCAAAAACCTGAACCTGGAGCAGGGACTGGTCAGCATCGAAGGTACGGTAAACTCGCTTTCGTATTTGGATCCGGGGTCCAATTCGTCCAGTAAGGGCCTGCTCGGCAAGCTGTTCCGATGA
- the yabQ gene encoding spore cortex biosynthesis protein YabQ: MNLETQWATLLWMLASGGIMGIAFDSYRVVSGQLRFPRWSVHALDLLYWLAAALFVFRTLYHSNQGELRFYVFLGLFLGIWIYFLFLSVLTERFVLMLMRIANKIYHFIVRTIEIFIIAPLQWLVKMIRVLLGFVWIVLLFLGRITLLPIWKLLVWVLTPIWTRLRIPQGVDKIRRWAAVWRERVLRLLRWFYKE; encoded by the coding sequence ATGAATTTGGAGACACAATGGGCGACCCTGCTCTGGATGCTGGCATCCGGGGGGATCATGGGCATCGCCTTTGACAGCTATCGCGTCGTCTCGGGACAGCTCCGGTTTCCCCGCTGGAGTGTCCATGCCCTCGATTTGCTCTACTGGTTGGCTGCCGCCTTATTCGTCTTCCGCACGTTGTATCACAGCAACCAGGGGGAACTAAGGTTCTATGTTTTTTTAGGACTTTTTCTAGGTATTTGGATTTATTTTTTGTTCCTTAGTGTTCTCACCGAGCGTTTTGTGTTAATGTTAATGAGGATAGCTAACAAAATTTATCATTTTATCGTACGAACGATTGAGATTTTCATCATCGCTCCGTTACAATGGCTGGTCAAAATGATCCGTGTTCTGCTCGGATTCGTTTGGATTGTGCTGCTGTTCCTAGGCCGGATCACCTTGTTGCCGATCTGGAAGCTGCTCGTATGGGTGCTTACACCTATATGGACAAGGCTTCGGATTCCGCAGGGGGTGGACAAGATTCGGCGTTGGGCGGCTGTGTGGCGAGAGCGTGTTTTGCGTCTATTACGCTGGTTCTACAAAGAATAA
- a CDS encoding FtsB family cell division protein: protein MREVSTNPKPSNKTSSSGNGSAFAKRRLRIWMGFMVLFLSWAGYTFISQAGEIGSKSLELAERQAAKAASEQSLNQLKYEIDRLNDPEYIGQIAMKKYGLYKPGEIPVRVSESEAGND, encoded by the coding sequence GTGCGCGAAGTGTCGACAAATCCGAAACCATCGAACAAAACTTCATCCTCCGGAAACGGATCTGCTTTCGCTAAGCGCAGGCTGCGGATCTGGATGGGATTTATGGTCCTGTTTTTAAGCTGGGCCGGATATACGTTCATTTCTCAAGCCGGGGAGATCGGCAGCAAATCGCTAGAGCTGGCGGAACGGCAAGCCGCCAAGGCAGCCAGTGAGCAGAGCTTGAACCAGCTCAAATATGAGATTGACCGTTTGAATGACCCCGAATACATTGGACAAATTGCCATGAAGAAATATGGTCTGTACAAACCGGGTGAAATCCCTGTCCGGGTATCCGAGTCCGAAGCCGGAAATGACTGA
- a CDS encoding S1 domain-containing RNA-binding protein → MAIEVGTKLEGKVTGITHFGAFVDLSGGVTGLVHISEIADNYVKDVNDHLKIGDMVTVKVINVDKDGKIGLSIKQAVDKPAEARPPRAPRTDRPIGGDRPGGGFNRDRGGRSFKPPASKSSFEDKVSRFLKDSEERISSLKKNTEGKRGGRGAKRM, encoded by the coding sequence ATGGCAATTGAAGTGGGCACCAAGTTAGAAGGAAAAGTGACAGGCATCACGCATTTCGGAGCATTTGTGGATCTGTCAGGAGGTGTCACGGGTCTCGTTCATATTTCGGAGATCGCCGACAATTACGTGAAAGACGTTAACGATCATCTGAAGATCGGCGATATGGTTACCGTAAAGGTAATCAATGTCGATAAGGACGGCAAGATCGGACTTTCCATCAAGCAGGCTGTTGACAAACCGGCCGAAGCCAGACCGCCTCGTGCACCGAGAACGGACCGGCCAATCGGCGGAGACCGTCCTGGCGGCGGATTTAACCGGGACCGGGGAGGACGCTCTTTCAAGCCCCCAGCCAGCAAATCCTCATTCGAAGACAAAGTTTCTCGTTTCCTGAAGGACAGCGAGGAGCGCATTTCTTCGTTGAAGAAGAATACGGAAGGCAAACGCGGAGGTCGCGGAGCCAAACGAATGTAA